The Paenibacillus swuensis genome contains the following window.
ATGAAGATGATACGACCAGCGATAAGCTGAACCTCAACCTTGAGGGTGCGGAAGCCGGCGTGGAATAATACCGAAGTCCGGGGCAACCCGGACTGCCGGTCTTTTCATTGAGATGAAACTTTCATAATAGTCGATAACATACAGTTCGGGCAAAATCATTAGCACATTCAAGAGGAGGGTTGCTCCTTGATGGACGTAAACAACTTCGAATTTATGAAAATTGGTCTGGCATCGCCTGACAAAATTCGTTCTTGGTCCCGCGGAGAAGTAAAGAAGCCGGAAACGATCAACTACAGAACATTGAAGCCAGAGAAAGAAGGGCTGTTCTGTGAGAAAATCTTCGGGCCTACGAAGGACTGGGAGTGCCATTGCGGCAAATACAAGCGTGTACGTTATAAAGGTGTCGTCTGTGATCGCTGCGGCGTTGAAGTAACGCGCGCCAAAGTGCGTCGTGAGCGTATGGGTCATATTGAATTGGCTGCGCCTGTATCTCATATCTGGTATTTCAAAGGGATCCCGAGCAGAATGGGTCTCGCTCTGGATATGTCGCCAAGATCGCTGGAAGAGATTATTTACTTCGCATCTTATGTTGTAACCGATCCAGGAGATACACCTCTGGAGAAAAAGCAGCTTCTGTCCGAGAAAGAATATCGCAGTTACCGTGAGAAGTATGGCTATGGATTCCAAGCCGGCATGGGCGCCGAAGCGGTGAAGAAGCTTCTTCAGGATATTGAGGTCGACAAAGAACTTGAATTCTTGAAAGAGGAACTTCGCACAGCCCAAGGCCAACGCCGTAACCGTGCGATTAAGCGTTTGGAAGTCATTGAAGCCTTCCGTAACTCCGGGAATTTCCCGGATTGGATGATTCTCGACGTGTTGCCGGTCATTCCTCCTGAGCTGCGTCCGATGGTTCAGCTAGACGGCGGACGTTTCGCAACGTCTGACCTTAATGACCTTTATCGTCGTGTGATCAACCGTAATAATCGCTTGAAGCGTTTGCTCGACCTCGGCGCGCCGGATATTATCGTGCAGAACGAGAAACGTATGCTTCAAGAAGCGGTTGACGCTTTGATTGACAACGGTCGTCGCGGACGTCCGGTAACGGGTCCGGGTAACAGACCTTTGAAATCGCTCAGCCACATGCTGAAAGGTAAACAAGGCCGTTTCCGTCAGAACTTGCTGGGTAAACGGGTTGACTACTCCGGTCGTTCCGTTATCGTTGTTGGTCCTAGCTTGAAGATGTACCAATGCGGTCTTCCTAAAGAGATGGCACTAGAGTTATTCAAGCCTTTCGTTATGAAAGAATTGGTCAACAAAGGCATCGCGCACAACATCAAGAGCGCGAAGCGCAAAGTAGAACGCGTTTCCCCTGAAGTGTGGGACGTTCTTGAAGAAGTAATCAAGGAGCATCCGGTTCTTCTGAACCGCGCACCTACATTGCATAGATTAGGTATTCAGGCGTTTGAACCGATCCTGGTTGAAGGACGCGCCATCAAGCTGCATCCGCTCGTCTGTACCGCCTACAACGCGGATTTCGACGGTGACCAAATGGCTGTTCACGTACCTTTGTCCGCGGAAGCTCAAGCTGAAGCCCGTATTCTGATGCTTGCCTCCGGCAACATTCTGAATCCGAAGGACGGTAAACCGGTTGTAACCCCATCTCAGGATATGGTACTTGGTATCTTCTATCTGACGATGGACAATCCGGAAGCTGCCGGCTCAGGCATGATTTTCCGTAATGTTAACGAAGCCGTTTCCGCTTACCAACGCGGTACCGCATCGTTGCATGCTCGTGTTGCGATTCCGGTCAGAGCTCTGAACAAAGAATCTTTCACCGACAAGCAACAAGATGCAATGATCGTCACAACGATCGGTAAAATTATCTTTAACGAGATATTCCCGACGCATTTCCCTTATATTAACGAGCCAAGTAAGAACAACTTGATTAACGGAACGCCGGATGTATACTTCATCCACGAGAAGGGCGTAAACGTTCGCGAATATATTATGGGTCTTCCGGTTGTCGGCGGCGTCGGCAAGGATTATGTGGGTAATGTGATTGCGGAATGTTTCCGTATTTACCATACAACACAGACTTCCGTCATTCTCGACAAGATCAAACAACTTGGTTTCACGTACTCGACTAAAGCGGGAATCACGGTTGCCGTATCGGACGTTATCGTACCGAAGGAGAAAGACGAGATTCTTCAGGAGTCCGAAGGTAAGGTTAAAGTCGTTATGAATCAGTACCGTCGCGGTCTGATCACGAACGAAGAGCGTTATGACCGCGTTATCGCGATCTGGAGTAAGACCAAGGATGAGATTACAGAAGTATTGCTTAAATCCATGGATCGCTTTAACTCGATCATGATGATGGTTGATTCCAAGGCGCGGGGTAACAAATCGCAGATTACCCAATTGGGCGGTATGCGTGGTCTGATGGCCAACCCATCCGGTCGTATTATCGAGTTACCGATTAAGTCCAACTTCCGTGAAGGTCTGACGGTTTTGGAATACTTTATCTCTACGCATGGTGCCCGTAAAGGTTTGGCCGATACAGCCCTGCGTACGGCGGATTCAGGTTACCTGACTCGTCGTCTGGTAGATGTGGCCCAAGACGTTATCGTCCGTGAAGAGGATTGCGGTACGGATAAAGGCTTCAGTGTCAGCAAAATTCAAGACGGTAAAGAAGTCATTGAGGATCTGTTCGACCGGATTGAAGGACGTTATTCCTTCGAGACGATTCGTCATCCGCAAACTGGCGAAGTTATCGTGAACCGCAACGACCTCATCGATTCCAACAAAGCCGATGAAATTATCGCTGCAGGCGTAACGAAGCTTTCCATTCGTTCCGTATTGAGCTGCCGCGCGCGACATGGTGTCTGCAAAACTTGTTACGGACGTAACCTGGCTACTGGTAAACACGTTGAGATTGGTGAAGCGGTTGGTATTATCGCAGCGCAATCCATCGGTGAGCCGGGAACCCAGCTGACGATGCGTACGTTCCATACCGGCGGTGTAGCCGGAGACGATATCACGCAAGGTTTGCCGCGTATCCAAGAGTTGTTCGAGGCGCGTAATCCTAAAGGTCAAGCGATCATCACGGAGTTTGACGGTGTTGTTAAAGAAATCCGTGAAGCGAAAGACCGCCGTGAGATTGAAATCATTGGTGAAGCCGAATCCAAAGTATACGCTGTTACCTACGGTTCCCGTATTCGCGTAAGCGAAGGGCAACAAGTGGAAGCAGGAGATGAACTTACGGACGGTTCCATCGATCCGAAAGAAATGCTGCGTATTAAAGGCATCCGCGGCGTTCAGAACTATATTCTTCAAGAAGTACAGCGCGTTTATCGAAACCAGGGTGTTGAGATCAACGACAAGCATATTGAAGTTATGGTTCGCCAGATGTTGCGCAAGATCCGTGTCATTGATTCCGGTAACACTAAACTTCTGCCGGGCTCCTTTACCGACATTCATGAGTATGAGGAAGCGAACAGAGAAGTGCTGCTTAACGGAGAAGAGCCTGCCGTGGCTAAACCGGTATTGCTCGGTATCACCAAGGCTTCCCTGGAGACCGACTCCTTCCTGTCTGCGGCTTCCTTCCAAGAGACAACAAGAGTTCTTACGGATGCGGCAATCAAGGGCAAGGTGGATCAACTTCTCGGCTTGAAAGAGAATGTTATTATCGGTAAGCTGATTCCTGCGGGTACGGGTATGCACCGTTACCGCAATATTAAATTGGCTGATCCGGCCGGCGAAGAGTTGGAATCCGTGGATCCGGAATTAGAAACCGTTACTGTAGAATAGATTTTACTCACTTGCTCATATGTAGAGTCCGGGCCGAGTTTACATTCTTGGTCCGGATTCTGTATGGTAAGTATTACTTTAAGATTAGAGGATAACAATTAGGTAAAGTCCTTGACACCTTATAGTTGAAATGATAATATATCGAAGTGTGCCTAACAGGTTCTCTTCTGTACTTTGGAGGATGTAGCTTTTTATGTCTTATGAAAAAGTAATACAGAACAGCCGAATCAGCATTGGCACGAAACAGACAATCAGAATGGTGGAGCTTGGTCTTGCCACTGAAGTCTTTGTTGCGAAAGATGCAGATCCTAGGATTACGATAAAAGCAATTAATCTCTGCAAGAAGCACGGGGTTAAGGTGACGCAAGTGGATACGATGAAAGCACTCGGTAAAGCTTGCGGTATTGAAGTAGGTGCCGCTATGGCGGCAGCAGTGAATGAATAACCAAATTAGTGTTTTTGTCTGGCGTCAGGTTTGAGAGGATATATCTTCTCGGGCTTCATGACGCTGGCAAAAACTTTTCATTTGCTTATTTATGAACCGCCTGGGTCT
Protein-coding sequences here:
- the rpoC gene encoding DNA-directed RNA polymerase subunit beta'; the protein is MMDVNNFEFMKIGLASPDKIRSWSRGEVKKPETINYRTLKPEKEGLFCEKIFGPTKDWECHCGKYKRVRYKGVVCDRCGVEVTRAKVRRERMGHIELAAPVSHIWYFKGIPSRMGLALDMSPRSLEEIIYFASYVVTDPGDTPLEKKQLLSEKEYRSYREKYGYGFQAGMGAEAVKKLLQDIEVDKELEFLKEELRTAQGQRRNRAIKRLEVIEAFRNSGNFPDWMILDVLPVIPPELRPMVQLDGGRFATSDLNDLYRRVINRNNRLKRLLDLGAPDIIVQNEKRMLQEAVDALIDNGRRGRPVTGPGNRPLKSLSHMLKGKQGRFRQNLLGKRVDYSGRSVIVVGPSLKMYQCGLPKEMALELFKPFVMKELVNKGIAHNIKSAKRKVERVSPEVWDVLEEVIKEHPVLLNRAPTLHRLGIQAFEPILVEGRAIKLHPLVCTAYNADFDGDQMAVHVPLSAEAQAEARILMLASGNILNPKDGKPVVTPSQDMVLGIFYLTMDNPEAAGSGMIFRNVNEAVSAYQRGTASLHARVAIPVRALNKESFTDKQQDAMIVTTIGKIIFNEIFPTHFPYINEPSKNNLINGTPDVYFIHEKGVNVREYIMGLPVVGGVGKDYVGNVIAECFRIYHTTQTSVILDKIKQLGFTYSTKAGITVAVSDVIVPKEKDEILQESEGKVKVVMNQYRRGLITNEERYDRVIAIWSKTKDEITEVLLKSMDRFNSIMMMVDSKARGNKSQITQLGGMRGLMANPSGRIIELPIKSNFREGLTVLEYFISTHGARKGLADTALRTADSGYLTRRLVDVAQDVIVREEDCGTDKGFSVSKIQDGKEVIEDLFDRIEGRYSFETIRHPQTGEVIVNRNDLIDSNKADEIIAAGVTKLSIRSVLSCRARHGVCKTCYGRNLATGKHVEIGEAVGIIAAQSIGEPGTQLTMRTFHTGGVAGDDITQGLPRIQELFEARNPKGQAIITEFDGVVKEIREAKDRREIEIIGEAESKVYAVTYGSRIRVSEGQQVEAGDELTDGSIDPKEMLRIKGIRGVQNYILQEVQRVYRNQGVEINDKHIEVMVRQMLRKIRVIDSGNTKLLPGSFTDIHEYEEANREVLLNGEEPAVAKPVLLGITKASLETDSFLSAASFQETTRVLTDAAIKGKVDQLLGLKENVIIGKLIPAGTGMHRYRNIKLADPAGEELESVDPELETVTVE
- a CDS encoding ribosomal L7Ae/L30e/S12e/Gadd45 family protein → MSYEKVIQNSRISIGTKQTIRMVELGLATEVFVAKDADPRITIKAINLCKKHGVKVTQVDTMKALGKACGIEVGAAMAAAVNE